One genomic segment of Catalinimonas alkaloidigena includes these proteins:
- a CDS encoding Gfo/Idh/MocA family oxidoreductase, translating to MSSRRDFIKKAAATTAGVSMALKASSYNRIIGANDRVNLCFMGLGRRVGAYYDGLDKKNNTQLMYLCDVKQSQIDRTMERLKGRIDYKPKQTDDIRKVLEDKEVDAIFIAAPDHWHAPGTIMALDAGKHVYVEKPCAHNPHEEEVMVAKQKSTGKMVQMGNQQRSSNHTIEIINEIHNGVIGKPYRAVAFYNSSRGEVPLQKKQAPPSDLNWDLFQGPAPRQAYHHDTWDYNWHWYGWNWGTAEAGNNGIHELDIGRWALGVDFPEFVHVEASKQHFKDDGWEMYDQMYATFRFDEGKVINWDGKSRNGYSTYGDGKGRGTVIYGSEGTVFVDRSQYMLYDREGKLVKESSKTDESGMALGGGGSTSSQHIVNFFDAIRGQAKLTAPIEDGAKSNHMAMLANIAYRTNKSFDVDSTTGRAYDKDAMQLWSREYESGWEIGQMR from the coding sequence ATGTCAAGTAGAAGGGATTTCATTAAAAAAGCTGCTGCCACAACAGCAGGAGTATCAATGGCTTTAAAAGCCTCAAGTTACAACAGAATCATCGGTGCCAATGACCGTGTCAATTTATGCTTCATGGGATTAGGAAGAAGGGTTGGTGCTTATTATGATGGACTCGATAAAAAGAACAATACACAATTAATGTATTTGTGTGATGTGAAGCAGAGCCAGATTGACCGTACGATGGAAAGGCTTAAAGGGCGTATTGACTATAAGCCCAAGCAAACCGATGACATACGGAAGGTTCTGGAGGACAAAGAGGTGGATGCTATTTTTATAGCAGCACCTGATCACTGGCATGCACCGGGAACCATCATGGCCCTGGATGCCGGTAAGCATGTTTATGTAGAAAAACCCTGTGCACACAATCCTCATGAGGAAGAGGTGATGGTCGCTAAACAAAAATCTACTGGCAAGATGGTACAAATGGGTAATCAGCAGCGTTCCTCCAACCATACTATAGAAATAATAAATGAGATACATAATGGGGTAATCGGAAAGCCCTATCGTGCGGTAGCGTTTTATAACAGCAGTAGGGGGGAAGTGCCTCTTCAGAAGAAGCAGGCGCCACCCTCCGACCTCAACTGGGATCTTTTTCAGGGACCCGCACCACGTCAGGCATATCATCATGATACCTGGGACTACAACTGGCACTGGTACGGCTGGAACTGGGGTACTGCAGAAGCAGGTAATAATGGTATTCACGAATTGGACATAGGACGTTGGGCGCTGGGTGTAGACTTTCCTGAGTTTGTTCACGTGGAAGCCTCCAAGCAACATTTCAAGGATGATGGTTGGGAAATGTACGATCAAATGTATGCGACTTTCCGCTTTGATGAAGGTAAAGTGATTAACTGGGATGGCAAAAGCCGCAACGGCTACTCTACCTATGGAGATGGTAAGGGGAGAGGAACAGTCATTTACGGTTCGGAAGGTACCGTATTTGTAGATCGTAGCCAGTACATGCTCTACGATAGAGAAGGAAAGCTGGTCAAAGAAAGCTCAAAAACCGACGAGAGTGGTATGGCATTAGGAGGTGGAGGTTCTACGTCCAGCCAGCATATTGTTAACTTCTTTGATGCTATCAGGGGGCAGGCCAAGCTAACTGCGCCTATTGAAGATGGAGCAAAGAGTAACCATATGGCTATGTTGGCCAATATTGCGTATCGTACGAACAAATCTTTTGATGTGGACTCAACTACTGGAAGAGCCTACGATAAAGATGCTATGCAACTCTGGTCCAGAGAATATGAATCAGGCTGGGAAATCGGACAGATGAGATGA
- a CDS encoding 3-keto-disaccharide hydrolase, with protein MKMYILIFASLIFSSFISQPLKWVDLFDGKSLEGWTNPYDHGEARVVDGEIHLVADEKFFLTTEETYSDFIFEAEVKLPEGKSNSGFMFRCHVEPNKVYGYQAEVDPTERAWSGGLYDEGRRKWLHPQKPDDSPSGDEFRAKTKGALKRHDWNKYRIHAEGDRLRIYVNDVLCTDYRDDMDAEGHIALQHHGEDGQVYKFRNIRIQEL; from the coding sequence ATGAAAATGTATATTTTAATATTTGCCTCTTTGATCTTTAGTAGCTTTATAAGTCAGCCTCTGAAATGGGTTGATTTATTTGATGGAAAATCATTGGAAGGCTGGACAAATCCTTATGATCATGGTGAGGCCAGGGTAGTGGATGGAGAGATTCATCTGGTCGCTGATGAAAAGTTTTTCCTCACCACTGAAGAAACTTACTCAGATTTTATCTTTGAGGCTGAAGTTAAGCTGCCTGAAGGAAAATCTAACTCAGGGTTTATGTTTCGCTGCCATGTAGAGCCCAATAAAGTTTATGGATATCAGGCAGAAGTAGATCCTACTGAGCGAGCCTGGTCGGGTGGGCTTTATGATGAAGGGCGCCGCAAGTGGCTTCATCCGCAAAAGCCAGATGATTCTCCTTCCGGAGATGAATTCCGGGCTAAGACGAAAGGAGCGCTCAAACGCCATGACTGGAACAAATATCGCATCCATGCCGAAGGTGATCGTTTGCGTATTTATGTGAACGATGTCCTTTGCACAGATTACAGGGACGATATGGATGCAGAAGGGCACATTGCTTTGCAACACCATGGTGAAGATGGACAGGTTTATAAATTCCGTAATATCCGGATTCAGGAACTATAA